One Schistocerca nitens isolate TAMUIC-IGC-003100 chromosome 1, iqSchNite1.1, whole genome shotgun sequence DNA segment encodes these proteins:
- the LOC126234197 gene encoding uncharacterized protein LOC126234197 has translation MSTNNKVCDPDNIYSEHLKTTFPVLVIPLTALLNECRKRGIVPDQWKYSKVIILYMGKGNTADPNVYRGTALENTLFKIFTTLLCKRLRDILDEKLPDSQFGFRCGRSVAQAVHCLQTDTKMAVANRGGKLHAIFVDFTKAFDTINRSILMKKLETSLVPRHYLLPVIRDLHYFLYRLLKP, from the coding sequence atgagcacgaacaataAAGTATGTGACCCAGACAACATCTATAGCGAGCACCTGAAAACTACGTTCCCTGTACTAGTGATTCCCCTCACAGCGCTCCTCAATGAGTGCCGGAAACGAGGAATTGTACCAGATCAGTGGAAATATTCGAAAGTGATAATACTGTACATGGGAAAAGGTAACACGGCTGACCCAAACGTGTACAGGGGCACTGCTCTAGAGAACACTCTATTCAAGATCTTTACAACACTATTGTGCAAGCGTCTTAGAGATATCCTCGATGAGAAACTCCCCGattcacagtttggtttcagatgtgGGAGATCAGTGGCACAAGCTGTACACTGTCTCCAAACCGATACAAAAATGGCCGTAGCGAACCGAGGGGGAAAGCTTCATGCAATTTTCGTAGACTTCACCAAGGCGTTCGACACAATCAATAGATCCATTCTAATgaagaaactggaaacctccttaGTTCCAAGACATtacctgttgccagtcattagagacCTCCATTACTTTCTTTACAGACTGTTGAAACCATAA